From Streptomyces sp. NBC_01460, a single genomic window includes:
- a CDS encoding purine-cytosine permease family protein, whose protein sequence is MTTTTSATRRQEPRLREGGPLGEEYEHEPVPQGARRGLLSVSAVWFGFPMNLGNAVFGGVIVYNLGLAQGAAAILLGNLVLFAYVGALSWLAGRTGENFSHQAARTFGTLGSRIPAAFLSTVVIGWYSFQIGLSGTTLQEALGWAPLLGALAGGVLYTVLTVLGIRALSLIGLVATPLFVVLAGVALWFGLAEGGTSLGHALSYEGAGHALSFGAAMSIVIAGFSDSGTMTADFTRWARSGRAAVAAASCAFPFANSVSYLVGGLVVAVGGAVDPAVNGGGFLGLLTGHGPLLTSVAVLFVFVNLGSVASHCLYNGAVGWSAITPFRMRPLAIALSVLGLVAAMTGVWSLFLDWLNLLGIFVPPIGAVLITDQLFLRRRTAGREARAYRPGALVAWGAGAGAATVAHYLLPGSVDALIGMAVACGVFLAVERTAPAPVAQVA, encoded by the coding sequence GTGACCACGACCACGAGCGCAACACGACGTCAGGAGCCGCGCCTGCGTGAAGGCGGTCCGCTGGGCGAGGAGTACGAGCACGAGCCGGTGCCCCAGGGGGCGCGCCGCGGGCTGCTGTCCGTGTCGGCCGTGTGGTTCGGCTTCCCGATGAACCTCGGCAACGCCGTGTTCGGCGGCGTCATCGTCTACAACCTGGGCCTCGCGCAGGGGGCGGCGGCCATCCTCCTCGGCAACCTCGTGCTCTTCGCCTACGTCGGCGCACTCAGCTGGCTCGCGGGCCGTACCGGCGAGAACTTCTCCCACCAGGCCGCCCGGACGTTCGGCACGCTCGGGAGCCGCATACCCGCGGCCTTCCTCTCCACGGTCGTCATCGGCTGGTACTCCTTCCAGATCGGGCTGAGCGGCACCACGCTCCAGGAGGCCCTGGGGTGGGCGCCGTTGCTGGGCGCGCTCGCCGGGGGAGTCCTCTACACCGTGCTCACCGTCCTCGGCATCCGCGCCCTGTCGCTGATCGGGCTCGTCGCCACCCCGCTGTTCGTCGTCCTGGCGGGTGTCGCCCTCTGGTTCGGCCTGGCCGAGGGCGGCACATCCCTGGGCCACGCCCTGTCGTACGAGGGCGCCGGTCACGCCCTGTCCTTCGGCGCGGCCATGAGCATCGTGATCGCGGGGTTCTCCGACTCGGGCACCATGACCGCCGACTTCACCCGCTGGGCCAGGAGCGGACGGGCCGCCGTCGCCGCGGCGAGCTGCGCGTTCCCCTTCGCCAACAGCGTCTCGTACCTCGTGGGCGGGCTCGTCGTCGCGGTCGGCGGGGCCGTGGACCCCGCCGTCAACGGCGGCGGATTCCTCGGGCTGCTCACCGGCCACGGACCCCTGCTGACCTCGGTCGCCGTCCTGTTCGTCTTCGTCAACCTCGGCTCGGTCGCCTCGCACTGCCTCTACAACGGGGCCGTCGGCTGGTCCGCCATCACTCCGTTCCGCATGCGGCCCCTCGCGATCGCCCTGAGCGTCCTCGGTCTGGTCGCGGCGATGACCGGGGTGTGGAGCCTCTTCCTCGACTGGCTGAACCTCCTCGGCATCTTCGTGCCGCCCATCGGCGCCGTCCTGATCACGGACCAGCTGTTCCTGCGCCGCCGCACGGCGGGCCGGGAGGCCCGTGCCTACAGGCCGGGCGCCCTCGTCGCGTGGGGGGCCGGCGCCGGCGCCGCGACGGTGGCCCACTACCTCCTGCCCGGTTCCGTCGACGCGCTCATCGGCATGGCCGTCGCGTGCGGCGTCTTCCTGGCCGTCGAACGCACCGCGCCCGCGCCCGTCGCCCAGGTCGCCTGA
- a CDS encoding Gfo/Idh/MocA family protein, producing MSTPPLPDVWPHEPVRVGLVGAGPWARTMHARMLAAGPETTLAAVWARRQEAAAEVAEPYGAPVAASFEELLDRCEAVAFAVPPAVQAVLAPRAAAAGRALLLEKPLGADLDSARKVADAVSDHGVISQLVLTKRYHPATRAFLAEAANREVTGARSCYLHGAFLGGEFATSWRLEHGALLDLGPHLLDILDSAVGPIVSVRAAGDPRRWIELTCEHENGAVSQASLSGSVRLERARTRVELFGPGEELVYDTAGIDHEECWPVLRREFATAVRTGRGTGIDAAHGLHIQRLLDMAARTAG from the coding sequence ATGTCCACCCCACCCCTCCCGGACGTCTGGCCCCACGAACCGGTCCGCGTCGGCCTCGTCGGCGCCGGCCCCTGGGCCCGCACCATGCACGCCCGCATGCTGGCGGCCGGGCCGGAGACCACACTCGCGGCGGTCTGGGCCCGCCGCCAGGAGGCCGCCGCCGAGGTCGCCGAACCCTACGGTGCGCCGGTCGCCGCGTCCTTCGAAGAACTCCTCGACCGGTGCGAGGCGGTCGCGTTCGCCGTGCCCCCCGCCGTCCAGGCCGTCCTCGCCCCACGCGCCGCTGCCGCAGGCCGCGCCCTCCTGCTGGAGAAGCCGCTCGGCGCCGACCTCGACTCGGCGCGCAAAGTGGCGGACGCCGTCAGCGACCACGGGGTGATCTCCCAGCTCGTCCTCACCAAGCGCTACCACCCGGCCACCCGCGCCTTCCTCGCCGAGGCGGCCAACCGCGAGGTGACGGGAGCACGCTCCTGCTATCTGCACGGGGCCTTCCTGGGCGGGGAGTTCGCCACGTCGTGGCGGCTGGAGCACGGGGCGCTGCTCGACCTCGGTCCGCACCTCCTGGACATCCTCGACAGTGCGGTCGGCCCCATCGTCTCCGTACGGGCCGCCGGTGATCCGCGCCGCTGGATCGAGCTCACCTGCGAGCACGAGAACGGCGCGGTCAGCCAGGCGTCCCTGTCGGGCAGCGTGCGGCTGGAGCGGGCCAGGACGCGGGTCGAACTCTTCGGCCCCGGCGAGGAGCTGGTCTACGACACGGCCGGCATCGACCACGAGGAGTGCTGGCCCGTCCTCCGGCGCGAGTTCGCCACCGCCGTACGGACCGGCCGGGGCACCGGCATCGACGCGGCCCACGGCCTGCACATCCAGAGGCTGCTCGACATGGCCGCGCGTACGGCCGGCTGA
- a CDS encoding ROK family transcriptional regulator produces MAGNQASAGHLLQLIRSGEATTRGELQQATGLSRSTVGHRLDQLFGAGWLRGATGTSTGGRPSARLEFDATHAVVLVADLETRHARLAVLDLSGEVLAEHTGALVIADGPDRALDQLARRFGPLLAEAGVGPERVCGIGLSVPGPVDWESARIVQPPIMPGWDRFPVRERMREAWTEHVGPMPAAGPLPVFVDNDANLMALAEQQAGHPECSAFVLIKASTGIGAGVVVGGEIYRGIDGGAGDIGHIRLHDRPDALCMCGSYGCLAAVASGRSIAAQLTDAGVPTASGSDVREHLAAGHPDAVRLAREAGQRVGEVLVTVVTLLNPGVLMLSGDLAGTPFLTGVRELLYQRAMPRTTAHLQVVTSELGDRAALAGAAHMVIDHLYAPDRADARLAALARVGA; encoded by the coding sequence ATGGCAGGAAACCAGGCCAGCGCGGGGCACCTCCTGCAGCTCATCCGCAGCGGCGAGGCCACCACGCGCGGCGAGCTCCAGCAGGCGACCGGACTGTCCCGCTCGACGGTGGGACACCGGCTCGACCAGCTCTTCGGAGCGGGCTGGCTGCGTGGCGCCACCGGCACCTCCACCGGCGGACGCCCCTCCGCCCGGCTGGAGTTCGACGCGACCCACGCGGTCGTCCTCGTGGCGGACCTGGAGACCCGGCACGCACGCCTCGCCGTGCTCGACCTGTCCGGAGAGGTGCTGGCCGAGCACACCGGCGCACTCGTCATCGCCGACGGCCCCGACCGGGCCCTGGACCAACTGGCCCGCCGGTTCGGCCCGCTGCTCGCCGAGGCGGGCGTGGGACCCGAGCGGGTCTGCGGCATCGGACTCTCCGTGCCCGGCCCGGTCGACTGGGAGTCCGCCCGGATCGTCCAGCCCCCGATCATGCCCGGATGGGACCGCTTCCCTGTACGCGAGCGCATGCGTGAGGCCTGGACCGAGCACGTCGGCCCCATGCCCGCCGCGGGACCGCTGCCGGTCTTCGTCGACAACGACGCCAACCTGATGGCCCTGGCCGAACAGCAGGCCGGACACCCGGAGTGCAGCGCCTTCGTCCTGATCAAGGCCTCCACCGGGATCGGCGCCGGCGTCGTCGTCGGCGGCGAGATCTACCGGGGCATCGACGGCGGAGCGGGCGACATCGGACACATCCGGCTGCACGACCGCCCCGACGCACTGTGCATGTGCGGCTCCTACGGATGCCTCGCGGCGGTCGCCAGCGGCCGGTCGATCGCCGCGCAACTGACCGACGCCGGAGTGCCCACCGCCTCGGGATCCGATGTCCGCGAGCACCTCGCCGCGGGGCATCCGGACGCCGTACGGCTCGCCCGCGAGGCCGGGCAGCGCGTCGGCGAGGTCCTGGTCACCGTCGTCACCCTGCTCAACCCCGGTGTGCTGATGCTGAGCGGGGACCTGGCGGGCACCCCGTTCCTCACCGGGGTCCGCGAACTCCTCTACCAGCGCGCCATGCCACGCACCACGGCCCACCTCCAGGTCGTCACCTCCGAACTGGGCGACCGCGCGGCCCTGGCCGGAGCCGCCCACATGGTCATCGACCACCTCTACGCCCCCGACCGCGCCGACGCCCGCCTCGCGGCCCTGGCCCGCGTCGGCGCCTGA
- a CDS encoding carbohydrate ABC transporter permease, which translates to MTATDTLTRDETGRTTSPPPAARRPRLTRAQFEERFFGVLRWVVIAFLAAITIVPFYYMLMLSVKPIDALLLDPGNLWVSAKDFTLDTYESVLKSSSDGGQGFLGMLVNSALVAVATVLLTLAAAVPGAYAVSRLKFFGNRQVSAVFLAVYLFPATLLAVPLFVMFAKMGLSGSLVGLAIVYIAQTVPVSIYMLKNYFVTIPYSIEEAASIDGASRLQTVRKIILPLALPTLMATGLYVFMIAWNEFLFALLFLAADPERWTVSLGLQQLANGIEVSKTVLMAGSVVLTIPVVLLFFSAERLLTEGLTSGADKG; encoded by the coding sequence ATGACCGCCACCGACACCCTGACCCGCGACGAGACCGGGCGGACCACGAGCCCGCCGCCCGCGGCCAGGCGCCCCCGGCTCACCCGCGCCCAGTTCGAGGAACGCTTCTTCGGCGTGCTGCGCTGGGTGGTGATCGCCTTCCTCGCGGCGATCACGATCGTGCCCTTCTACTACATGCTCATGCTGTCGGTGAAGCCCATCGACGCCCTGCTCCTGGACCCCGGCAACCTCTGGGTCTCGGCGAAGGACTTCACGCTCGACACCTACGAGAGCGTCCTCAAGTCCTCGTCCGACGGCGGCCAGGGATTCCTCGGCATGCTGGTCAACTCGGCGCTCGTTGCCGTCGCCACGGTCCTGCTCACGCTGGCCGCGGCGGTGCCGGGGGCCTACGCGGTGAGCCGGCTGAAGTTCTTCGGCAACCGGCAGGTCAGCGCGGTCTTCCTGGCCGTCTACCTCTTCCCGGCCACCCTGCTGGCCGTACCGCTCTTCGTCATGTTCGCGAAGATGGGACTCTCCGGCAGCCTGGTCGGACTCGCCATCGTCTACATCGCGCAGACCGTGCCCGTCTCGATCTACATGCTGAAGAACTACTTCGTCACCATCCCGTACAGCATCGAGGAGGCGGCGTCGATCGACGGCGCGTCACGCCTGCAGACCGTACGCAAGATCATCCTGCCGCTCGCCCTGCCGACCCTCATGGCGACCGGGCTGTACGTTTTCATGATCGCCTGGAACGAGTTCCTCTTCGCCCTCCTCTTCCTCGCGGCCGACCCCGAGAGGTGGACGGTCTCGCTGGGACTCCAGCAACTGGCCAACGGCATCGAGGTGTCGAAGACGGTGCTGATGGCCGGGTCGGTGGTCCTCACCATCCCTGTGGTACTCCTGTTCTTCTCCGCCGAACGGCTCCTCACCGAGGGTCTGACCAGCGGTGCGGACAAGGGCTGA
- a CDS encoding carbohydrate ABC transporter permease — MSTTQSGAKQRRVPAQSSSRRENRAGLAFVTPTFLVVLVVVILPILWTVLLAFQNARLVDIQENGLFGRWTLDNFSQVFGSPGFWSSLGTTLLYTVGATAGSVVLGLIAALALRRPFRGRGVLRAAMLLPYVAPVVAVSFVWEVALSPQYGIVNEWGQKLFGWDDPIAFLSTRSYEVGLLGVHFDIPLALLTVIAFETWRYFPFAFLFMLARLQAVPAGLEEAAEVDGATLSQRFRHILLPQLMPVIALLSVLRFIMTFNKFDDIYLLTGGGSGTDVVAVRVYDFLTSRFDVGAASAQALVLAVVLMALLGVYFKFFGKKMQEESA, encoded by the coding sequence ATGAGCACAACCCAGAGCGGCGCGAAGCAGCGCCGCGTCCCCGCGCAGAGTTCCAGCAGGCGGGAGAACCGCGCGGGCCTCGCCTTCGTGACCCCCACCTTCCTGGTGGTCCTGGTCGTGGTGATCCTGCCGATCCTGTGGACCGTCCTGCTCGCCTTCCAGAACGCCCGGCTCGTCGACATCCAGGAGAACGGCCTCTTCGGCCGGTGGACCCTGGACAACTTCTCGCAGGTCTTCGGCTCACCCGGCTTCTGGAGCAGCCTTGGCACCACGCTGCTCTACACCGTCGGCGCCACCGCGGGCTCCGTCGTCCTCGGGCTGATCGCCGCCCTCGCGCTGCGCCGGCCCTTCCGCGGCCGGGGTGTCCTGCGCGCGGCCATGCTCCTGCCGTACGTGGCCCCCGTGGTCGCGGTCTCCTTCGTCTGGGAGGTGGCGCTCAGCCCGCAGTACGGCATCGTGAACGAGTGGGGCCAGAAGCTCTTCGGGTGGGACGACCCCATCGCCTTCCTCTCCACCCGGTCCTACGAAGTCGGCCTGCTCGGTGTCCACTTCGACATCCCGCTCGCGCTGCTCACCGTCATCGCCTTCGAGACCTGGCGCTACTTCCCGTTCGCCTTCCTCTTCATGCTGGCCCGGCTCCAGGCCGTACCCGCCGGACTCGAGGAGGCGGCGGAGGTCGACGGCGCCACCCTGTCCCAGCGCTTCCGGCACATCCTGCTGCCGCAGCTGATGCCCGTGATCGCCCTGCTCTCCGTCCTGCGCTTCATCATGACGTTCAACAAGTTCGACGACATCTACCTGCTCACCGGCGGCGGATCGGGCACGGACGTCGTGGCCGTCCGCGTGTACGACTTCCTGACCTCGCGCTTCGACGTCGGTGCCGCCTCCGCGCAGGCGCTCGTCCTGGCCGTCGTGCTCATGGCCCTCCTGGGCGTCTACTTCAAGTTCTTCGGCAAGAAGATGCAGGAGGAATCGGCATGA
- a CDS encoding ABC transporter substrate-binding protein, whose translation MVMKTRRSRATLFGLAATLAAGLLAGCSGGSGAERPDNRITVWSQENLPPRMAATRKVVSRFEKETGVQVDLVGVDEAQLPQLIMSAAAAGKLPDVIGAVPMGQVWQMYGNGLLNTEVANRIVKDLDPGTFNSNALALTADGGTRLGVPSDAWLQILVYRKDLFAEAGLDAPDDYASALKAAASLDKDGRDGISLATDPSDVFTQQSFEDLALANGCELVDGTGEPALDSPACRNAFAAYDDLARKHGAPGTQSVDTTRATYFAGQSSMMVWSSFLLDELAGLRSDALPSCPQCKKDPKFLARNTGVVTSLKGPDGKEPAQFGEITSWAVTRTAETGASRKFIDYMMGKGYADWFGMAPEGKIPVRTGTVQKPGSFEQAWRASVMGVDRRESMQKAYPSALLDRLVTGVGDMKRWGLTQGQGALVGATNGELPVAKAIGAMTSGQLSPDEAAKEADDEVTALQKSLQ comes from the coding sequence ATGGTGATGAAGACCCGACGGTCGAGGGCGACCCTGTTCGGGCTCGCCGCGACCCTGGCGGCCGGTCTGCTGGCCGGCTGCTCGGGCGGCTCCGGTGCGGAGCGGCCCGACAACAGGATCACGGTGTGGTCGCAGGAGAACCTGCCGCCGAGGATGGCGGCGACCAGGAAGGTCGTCAGCCGCTTCGAGAAGGAGACCGGCGTCCAGGTCGATCTCGTCGGCGTGGACGAGGCCCAGCTGCCGCAGCTGATCATGTCCGCGGCGGCGGCCGGCAAGCTCCCGGACGTGATCGGGGCGGTCCCGATGGGCCAGGTCTGGCAGATGTACGGCAACGGCCTCCTCAACACCGAGGTCGCGAACCGCATCGTCAAGGACCTCGACCCGGGCACGTTCAACAGCAACGCGCTCGCGCTCACGGCCGACGGGGGGACCCGGCTCGGCGTCCCCTCCGACGCCTGGCTCCAGATCCTCGTCTACCGCAAGGACCTCTTCGCCGAGGCGGGGCTCGACGCCCCCGACGACTACGCGAGCGCCCTGAAGGCAGCCGCCTCCCTCGACAAGGACGGCCGGGACGGCATCTCCCTGGCCACCGACCCCTCGGACGTCTTCACCCAGCAGAGCTTCGAGGACCTCGCCCTGGCCAACGGCTGCGAGCTGGTCGACGGCACGGGCGAGCCCGCCCTCGACTCCCCTGCCTGCCGCAACGCCTTCGCGGCGTACGACGATCTGGCCCGCAAGCACGGTGCGCCCGGCACCCAGAGCGTGGACACCACCCGCGCCACCTACTTCGCCGGACAGTCCTCGATGATGGTCTGGTCGTCCTTCCTGCTCGACGAGCTGGCGGGACTGCGGTCGGACGCGCTGCCCAGCTGCCCGCAGTGCAAGAAGGACCCGAAGTTCCTGGCCCGCAACACCGGCGTCGTCACCTCCCTGAAGGGCCCCGACGGCAAGGAACCCGCCCAGTTCGGCGAGATCACGTCATGGGCCGTCACCAGGACCGCCGAGACGGGCGCCTCCAGGAAGTTCATCGACTACATGATGGGCAAGGGGTACGCCGACTGGTTCGGCATGGCCCCCGAGGGCAAGATCCCCGTCCGTACCGGCACGGTGCAGAAGCCCGGCTCCTTCGAGCAGGCGTGGCGCGCCAGCGTCATGGGCGTCGACCGCCGCGAGTCCATGCAGAAGGCCTACCCCTCGGCCCTCCTCGACCGGCTCGTCACCGGTGTCGGCGACATGAAGCGCTGGGGACTCACCCAGGGGCAGGGCGCGCTCGTCGGCGCGACGAACGGCGAACTCCCCGTGGCCAAGGCCATCGGGGCGATGACCAGCGGCCAGCTCTCGCCGGACGAGGCCGCGAAGGAGGCCGACGACGAAGTGACCGCCCTCCAGAAGTCCCTCCAGTAG
- a CDS encoding zinc-dependent alcohol dehydrogenase gives MERVVQFTGPRQVEVAEHESAPLPAGHLRVRTRYSGISAGTELTAYRGTNPYLTRTWDAEARIFRDGAAGIEYPVAGWGYSEVGEVTEVSPELVGTPGMPVTGDLVWGIWGHRSEGIVPAERMVGHTLPAGLEPLAGAFARVGAIAYNAILAADIHLGEDVAVFGQGVIGLLTTRLAQLNGARVTAVDALDGRLATAREYGARHTLNARTDDVAERIRAATGGAGADVAIEISGVYPALHEAVRSVTVGGRVVASGFYQGDGAGLRLGDEFHHNRIQLICSQIGGVPPQLAGRWTVERLQQTFLSLVAEGQVDVKSLVSHVVPVAESADAYVLLDETPADALQVVLEF, from the coding sequence GTGGAACGCGTCGTCCAGTTCACCGGCCCCCGTCAGGTCGAAGTCGCCGAGCACGAGAGCGCTCCGCTCCCCGCGGGACACCTGCGGGTCCGCACCCGCTACTCCGGCATTTCGGCAGGAACCGAACTCACCGCCTACCGGGGTACGAACCCGTACCTGACGCGCACCTGGGACGCCGAGGCCCGGATCTTCCGCGACGGAGCGGCCGGGATCGAATACCCGGTGGCCGGCTGGGGCTACTCCGAGGTCGGCGAGGTCACCGAGGTCTCGCCCGAGCTCGTCGGCACGCCCGGCATGCCCGTCACGGGCGATCTGGTCTGGGGCATCTGGGGCCACCGCAGCGAGGGCATCGTCCCCGCCGAGCGCATGGTCGGGCACACCCTGCCCGCCGGTCTCGAACCCCTCGCCGGAGCCTTCGCCCGCGTCGGCGCCATCGCGTACAACGCGATCCTCGCCGCCGACATCCACCTCGGCGAGGACGTGGCCGTCTTCGGCCAGGGCGTCATCGGGCTGCTCACCACCCGCCTCGCCCAGCTCAACGGCGCGCGGGTCACCGCGGTCGACGCGCTCGACGGCCGCCTCGCGACCGCCCGTGAGTACGGCGCGCGGCACACCCTCAACGCGCGGACCGACGACGTCGCCGAACGGATCCGCGCCGCCACGGGCGGGGCGGGTGCCGACGTCGCCATCGAGATCAGTGGGGTGTACCCCGCCCTGCACGAGGCCGTCCGATCCGTCACCGTCGGCGGCCGTGTCGTGGCGTCCGGCTTCTACCAGGGCGACGGCGCCGGGCTGCGGCTCGGCGACGAGTTCCACCACAACCGGATCCAGCTGATCTGCTCCCAGATCGGCGGGGTGCCCCCGCAGCTGGCCGGACGCTGGACCGTCGAGCGGCTCCAGCAGACCTTCCTCTCACTGGTCGCCGAAGGCCAGGTCGATGTGAAGTCGCTGGTCAGCCATGTCGTGCCGGTGGCGGAGTCCGCCGACGCGTATGTGCTGCTCGACGAGACGCCGGCCGACGCCCTCCAGGTCGTCCTGGAGTTCTGA
- a CDS encoding sugar phosphate isomerase/epimerase family protein translates to MLKTACQEQLLPGDTLQEKWTFAQEAGYDAVELRSKGDFHFRDRLPELKQALADGVVMPTVCVDMLHFFAAFDDGLRRDALEQMKSQLTVAAEIGALGVQTPASYGMFSRRLPPFEPPRTEEQDREVLLSGLSELGEHARAEGVTLYLEPLNRYEDHMVNRLEQAVDLIRTVGLDSVRIGIDSYHMNIEESDPSASILAAAPYIGHAQVSDSNRFQPGAGHLDWPAWIGALHSIGYDGYLAAECRLTGDPVAAVRSVPAFLRRSGA, encoded by the coding sequence ATGCTGAAAACCGCCTGCCAGGAACAGCTCCTCCCCGGTGACACGCTCCAGGAGAAATGGACCTTCGCCCAGGAGGCCGGCTACGACGCCGTGGAGCTGCGGTCCAAGGGCGACTTCCACTTCCGCGACCGTCTGCCCGAGCTGAAGCAGGCCCTCGCCGACGGCGTCGTCATGCCGACCGTCTGCGTCGACATGCTGCACTTCTTCGCCGCGTTCGACGACGGGCTGCGCCGTGACGCGCTGGAGCAGATGAAGTCGCAGCTGACCGTCGCGGCCGAGATCGGCGCGCTGGGTGTGCAGACCCCCGCGTCGTACGGGATGTTCTCGCGCAGGCTCCCTCCCTTCGAGCCGCCGCGCACCGAGGAGCAGGACCGCGAGGTGCTGCTGTCCGGCCTCTCCGAGCTGGGCGAGCACGCGCGCGCCGAGGGCGTCACCCTGTATCTGGAGCCGCTCAACCGCTACGAGGACCACATGGTCAACCGGCTGGAGCAGGCCGTCGACCTCATCCGCACGGTCGGCCTGGACTCCGTCCGCATCGGCATCGACAGCTACCACATGAACATCGAGGAGTCCGACCCCTCGGCCTCGATCCTCGCGGCGGCCCCGTACATCGGCCACGCCCAGGTCAGCGACTCCAACCGCTTCCAGCCAGGAGCCGGCCACCTCGACTGGCCGGCCTGGATCGGCGCCCTGCACAGCATCGGCTACGACGGCTACCTCGCCGCCGAGTGCCGGCTGACCGGCGACCCCGTCGCGGCCGTACGCTCCGTCCCCGCGTTCCTGCGGAGGTCCGGCGCGTGA
- a CDS encoding MGH1-like glycoside hydrolase domain-containing protein: MTSLLETPVPTAADHLTLRRGAARVLLTNWTGSSTVPSRGLYPHQWSWDSAFIAIGLRHLSVRRAQRELESLLGAQWADGRVPHIVFSPAVPLDAYFPSPDFWRSSTAGAPAGAPAGTETSGIVQPPVHALAAWLVHEADPEASRSRGFLPRVYDRLVAWHDYLTGARDLGGGGLAAMVHPWEPGMDNSPCWDGPLRRVEPAAPGSYRRADLDHGQASERPTDLDYGRYVRLASDYRDSGYADVRGTHAFAVEDPCVNALLIVSEHALARIAAGTGADPAPHEARAERLTAALVERLWSPADGMFLCRDVVGDELIPERSVAGLVPLIVPGLPRHIADALLDTASGPGFRLGDVPMAPSYDFAGHAFDPSRYWRGPAWFNTNWLLERGLRLYGRPRTADALRTAMLDAAGASAFAEYVDPVTAEARGTRAFGWTAALTLDLLAAAGSASGDGGPSTPSIGVRT; the protein is encoded by the coding sequence GTGACGTCGCTGCTCGAGACCCCCGTGCCCACCGCCGCCGATCACCTGACCCTTCGGCGCGGTGCGGCACGGGTACTCCTCACCAACTGGACGGGCTCCTCCACCGTCCCGTCCCGCGGGCTGTATCCGCACCAGTGGAGCTGGGACTCGGCCTTCATCGCGATCGGCCTGCGCCACCTGTCGGTGCGCAGGGCCCAGCGCGAGCTGGAGAGCCTGCTGGGCGCCCAGTGGGCCGACGGACGCGTCCCGCACATCGTGTTCAGCCCCGCGGTGCCCCTGGACGCGTACTTCCCCAGCCCCGACTTCTGGCGCTCCTCCACGGCAGGCGCCCCCGCGGGCGCCCCGGCCGGGACCGAGACCTCCGGCATCGTGCAGCCCCCCGTGCACGCGCTGGCCGCGTGGCTCGTCCACGAGGCCGACCCGGAGGCCTCGCGCAGCCGCGGCTTCCTGCCCCGTGTGTACGACCGGCTCGTGGCCTGGCACGACTACCTCACGGGCGCCCGCGACCTCGGCGGCGGCGGCCTGGCCGCCATGGTGCATCCGTGGGAGCCCGGCATGGACAACAGCCCGTGCTGGGACGGCCCGTTGCGGCGCGTCGAGCCGGCCGCCCCGGGCTCGTACCGGCGCGCCGACCTCGACCACGGGCAGGCCTCGGAGCGCCCCACCGACCTGGACTACGGCCGCTATGTGCGGCTCGCCTCCGACTACCGGGACAGCGGCTACGCGGACGTGCGGGGGACGCACGCCTTCGCGGTCGAGGACCCCTGTGTCAACGCGCTGCTGATCGTCTCGGAGCACGCGCTCGCCCGGATCGCCGCCGGGACGGGGGCGGACCCCGCCCCGCACGAGGCGCGGGCCGAGCGGCTCACGGCGGCGCTGGTGGAGCGGCTCTGGTCGCCCGCCGACGGCATGTTCCTCTGCCGCGACGTGGTCGGTGACGAGCTGATCCCCGAGCGCAGTGTCGCCGGGCTCGTCCCGCTCATCGTCCCCGGGCTCCCCCGGCACATCGCCGACGCCCTGCTCGACACGGCGTCGGGCCCGGGCTTCCGCCTGGGCGACGTGCCGATGGCGCCGTCGTACGACTTCGCCGGGCACGCCTTCGACCCCTCCCGCTACTGGCGCGGTCCCGCCTGGTTCAACACCAACTGGCTGCTGGAGCGCGGGCTTCGCCTGTACGGGCGCCCCCGCACGGCGGACGCGCTGCGCACGGCCATGCTCGACGCCGCCGGGGCCAGCGCCTTCGCCGAGTACGTGGACCCGGTCACGGCCGAGGCCCGCGGCACCCGTGCCTTCGGCTGGACGGCGGCCCTCACCCTCGATCTGCTCGCCGCGGCCGGGTCGGCCTCCGGCGACGGCGGCCCGAGCACCCCTTCGATCGGAGTACGCACGTGA